Proteins from one methanogenic archaeon mixed culture ISO4-G1 genomic window:
- a CDS encoding RNA-binding protein, with protein sequence MEEYAYILDYLPQGVPSAGFSKKEPICYALGDEEFKLFELVAKANAPVTIGEKTFIGKDSETQKRDLIDHVKRRITFDDLTTNAVSELEFAVNDIVMANQEKYVNFFNIAEAISMRKHLLEELPGLGKKSLTVILDERKKAKFKDFADLAERTAIKNPEKLIVDRILLEIKDPERKRYLFVHR encoded by the coding sequence ATGGAAGAGTACGCATACATTCTTGATTACTTGCCGCAGGGCGTTCCGTCGGCTGGATTCTCCAAGAAGGAGCCCATATGCTACGCGCTCGGAGACGAAGAGTTCAAACTTTTCGAGCTCGTCGCCAAGGCCAACGCACCGGTCACCATCGGGGAGAAGACCTTCATCGGGAAGGACTCCGAGACCCAGAAGCGCGACCTGATCGACCACGTCAAGCGCCGCATCACGTTCGACGATCTCACGACGAACGCCGTATCGGAGCTGGAGTTCGCTGTGAACGACATAGTCATGGCGAACCAGGAGAAGTACGTCAACTTCTTCAACATCGCAGAGGCCATCAGCATGCGCAAGCACCTGCTGGAGGAGCTCCCCGGACTGGGAAAGAAGTCCCTGACCGTCATCCTCGACGAGAGGAAGAAGGCCAAGTTCAAGGACTTCGCAGACCTGGCCGAGAGGACCGCGATCAAGAACCCCGAGAAGCTCATCGTCGACCGTATCCTCCTGGAGATCAAGGATCCCGAGAGGAAGCGCTACCTGTTCGTGCACAGATGA
- a CDS encoding ribosomal RNA small subunit methyltransferase A RsmA, whose protein sequence is MNDTGRLIADTGIIPKKSKGQNFLTDERVADRHIGYAGINKDDRVLEVGPGLGILTERLVEATDHLTCIELDDILAEYITKNFGDRLSLIHGDAVKVPFPEFDVFVSNLPYSVSTPIIFKLLEYDFRTAVVMVQKEFADRMVAMVGSPDYSRLTVNLFYRAECEIMENVPASRFNPRPKVDSAIVRITPRKAPFDVLDERTFFKVVEVTFNHRRKKIGTALKGAHMMQSGDDVPYIDERVEHLRPEQIGEIADAVYRLKQ, encoded by the coding sequence ATGAACGACACAGGCAGACTCATAGCCGACACCGGCATCATCCCCAAGAAGAGCAAGGGGCAGAATTTCCTGACCGACGAACGTGTGGCCGACAGGCACATCGGCTACGCCGGGATCAATAAGGACGACAGGGTCCTGGAAGTGGGCCCCGGACTCGGTATCCTGACGGAACGTCTGGTGGAGGCCACCGACCATCTCACCTGCATTGAGCTGGACGACATCCTCGCGGAATACATCACGAAGAACTTCGGCGACCGTCTTTCACTGATCCACGGTGACGCGGTGAAGGTCCCCTTCCCGGAGTTCGACGTCTTCGTCAGCAACCTTCCATACAGCGTCTCGACGCCCATAATCTTCAAGCTCCTGGAATACGACTTCAGGACCGCCGTCGTGATGGTGCAGAAGGAGTTCGCGGACCGCATGGTCGCCATGGTCGGGAGCCCGGATTATTCGAGGCTCACCGTCAACCTGTTCTACAGGGCCGAATGCGAGATCATGGAGAATGTGCCAGCATCAAGATTCAACCCCCGTCCGAAGGTCGATTCCGCCATAGTCAGGATCACCCCGAGGAAGGCGCCCTTCGATGTCCTCGACGAGAGGACGTTCTTTAAGGTCGTCGAGGTCACGTTCAACCACCGCAGAAAGAAGATCGGCACCGCGCTGAAGGGTGCTCACATGATGCAGTCCGGCGATGACGTCCCGTACATCGACGAGCGCGTGGAGCACCTAAGGCCGGAGCAGATAGGCGAGATTGCCGATGCCGTGTACAGACTGAAGCAGTGA
- a CDS encoding translation-associated GTPase — translation MQIGIVGKPNVGKSTFFGAATMAPVEIANYPFTTIEPNKGVAHVRTPCPCKILGVTCTPHNSLCVNGTRMVPVELLDVAGLVPDAWQGKGLGNQFLDDLRQADALVNVIDVSGSTDIEGVPGDVGSHDPTEDIMFLRKEIEYWMREILKNGFNKMARAARMTGQKPEQIIQDRLAGLNVTEAQVKRALSAVDLPDDIVNWTDDDLLKLCVNIRAQSKPMIAAMNKADIAPPGNIEKVEAINDICVVTMAETELALKKAAAAGLIDYTPGDPTFTIKEGVTLNEGQKKALEYMKANMEKYGGTGVQKCIEDAAFKMLDLITVYPVEDENKFTDHFGRVLPDAFLVPRGSTARDLAYKVHTDLGDKFIRAVNAKTKRTVGADYVLEDGDVIRIVANK, via the coding sequence ATGCAGATAGGAATAGTAGGGAAACCGAACGTTGGTAAATCCACATTCTTCGGAGCGGCCACGATGGCGCCCGTGGAGATCGCCAACTATCCCTTCACCACCATCGAACCCAACAAGGGAGTGGCACACGTCCGCACGCCCTGTCCGTGCAAGATACTGGGCGTCACGTGCACACCCCACAACTCACTGTGCGTCAACGGGACCAGGATGGTGCCCGTCGAACTCCTGGACGTCGCGGGACTGGTCCCCGACGCGTGGCAGGGAAAAGGACTCGGAAACCAGTTCCTGGACGACCTCAGGCAGGCGGATGCCCTCGTGAACGTCATAGACGTCAGCGGATCCACCGATATCGAGGGTGTCCCCGGGGATGTGGGCTCCCACGACCCCACCGAGGACATCATGTTCCTCAGAAAGGAGATCGAGTACTGGATGAGGGAGATCCTCAAGAACGGGTTCAACAAGATGGCCAGAGCCGCCAGAATGACCGGCCAGAAGCCGGAGCAGATCATCCAGGACAGACTCGCCGGACTCAACGTCACCGAGGCTCAGGTCAAGAGGGCGCTCAGCGCCGTGGACCTGCCGGACGACATCGTCAACTGGACCGACGACGACCTGCTGAAGCTGTGCGTCAATATCAGGGCCCAGTCCAAGCCCATGATCGCCGCCATGAACAAGGCGGACATCGCCCCTCCGGGCAACATCGAGAAGGTCGAGGCGATCAACGACATCTGCGTCGTGACCATGGCAGAGACGGAGCTGGCACTAAAGAAGGCAGCCGCCGCGGGGCTCATCGATTACACCCCCGGCGACCCGACGTTCACGATCAAGGAGGGCGTCACCCTCAACGAGGGACAGAAGAAGGCCCTGGAGTACATGAAGGCCAACATGGAGAAGTACGGAGGCACCGGCGTCCAGAAGTGCATAGAGGATGCCGCCTTCAAGATGCTCGACCTCATCACCGTCTATCCGGTGGAGGACGAGAACAAGTTCACAGACCATTTCGGAAGGGTCCTGCCGGATGCCTTCCTGGTCCCCCGCGGATCCACCGCCAGGGACCTCGCCTACAAGGTCCACACGGACCTCGGGGACAAGTTCATTCGCGCCGTGAACGCCAAGACGAAGCGCACCGTGGGTGCGGACTACGTCCTGGAGGACGGTGACGTCATCAGGATCGTAGCGAACAAGTGA
- a CDS encoding DNA polymerase family B, with amino-acid sequence MGTWDVRIISASSSQDGEEPVVELFGKTRDKESITILAYGFRPYLFAVDPKPDLEQQMKEDPEVVSAEHDRLLYKSEMHDVLKVTIKSPWKLSEYKNRFQRKGYRVLSADLSFQHRFFYDNDMGSCIKVTGETIERQYYTDLVVRMDSFENIPSFDPGLKVLSFDIENSVEHEFIYTICSVIKDGGEMRNCDALTGDEVSIINGFADLIRKEDPDVITGYNIDNYDIRKIMDRAKVRRMKDALPWGRDGSQPRLVSDRFWRVKGRLVCDAWWAVKKQLRPKQETLNAVSMMLLGEQKLDVDPKYMDSEWANDREKVIKYCFKDAELALRILMHVGTVRKDMDLAAVSKLTIEDVMTSGSSQLADSLLIRAADRNKVGVPLMGARIAGADQIEGGYVHSMTPGLYHWVCVEDFKSMYPSLIIAKNICFTTLCEDGEIVSPSGARFMSKERREGLLPRILEDLMKERDRIKKQMKQTADPDEHNYLDGLQAAVKVLMNTFYGVFASTFYRFTDKSIGAAITAFARANTIGIINQVESEGTHVIYSDTDSIFMQSPEHNLEGSVKFGEMMAERFSVDGGTLEFEKLLEPMFTHGMKKRYVGRIVWPQKEEELLVRGYEIRRSDSFDLQSKMLTELFEMILDERNDEALSMVKNTIQDVKAGRVDVEELVISKSCKGLDAYENPDRMANVQAAKKLIEMGYDFIPGMKVSWIVTDSKSTPQKVEPYVSGVEFKGTPDYKYYAERLSQTASRITEVFGWEEKDLLMGNQQATLFSGKFRESDEPKGDKKQPPAKPKSKVRSLDDFF; translated from the coding sequence ATGGGGACATGGGACGTCAGGATAATAAGCGCCTCCTCGTCGCAGGACGGGGAGGAGCCAGTGGTGGAGCTGTTCGGGAAGACCCGCGACAAGGAATCCATCACCATCCTGGCATACGGTTTCAGACCGTACCTGTTCGCGGTGGACCCCAAACCGGACCTCGAGCAACAGATGAAGGAGGACCCGGAGGTCGTCTCCGCCGAGCACGACAGGCTCCTCTACAAGTCTGAGATGCACGACGTCCTGAAGGTCACCATAAAGAGCCCCTGGAAGCTGTCGGAATACAAGAACAGGTTCCAGAGGAAGGGATACAGGGTGCTCTCCGCGGACCTCTCCTTCCAGCACCGCTTCTTCTACGACAACGACATGGGCTCATGCATCAAGGTCACGGGAGAGACCATCGAGCGCCAGTACTACACCGATCTGGTGGTGAGGATGGACTCCTTCGAGAACATACCCTCCTTCGACCCTGGGCTCAAGGTCCTCTCGTTCGATATCGAGAACTCGGTGGAGCACGAGTTCATCTACACCATCTGCTCCGTCATCAAGGACGGGGGGGAGATGAGGAACTGCGACGCCCTGACAGGCGACGAGGTCAGCATCATCAACGGGTTCGCCGACCTCATCAGGAAGGAGGACCCGGATGTCATAACCGGATACAACATCGACAACTACGACATCCGCAAGATAATGGACAGGGCCAAGGTCAGGAGAATGAAGGACGCCCTTCCGTGGGGACGTGACGGAAGCCAGCCGAGGCTCGTCAGCGACAGGTTCTGGAGAGTCAAGGGACGTCTCGTGTGCGACGCGTGGTGGGCGGTCAAGAAGCAGCTCCGCCCGAAGCAGGAGACGCTCAACGCCGTGTCCATGATGCTCCTGGGGGAGCAGAAGCTCGACGTCGACCCGAAATACATGGATTCCGAATGGGCGAACGACAGGGAGAAGGTCATCAAGTACTGCTTCAAGGACGCAGAGCTGGCACTTCGCATCCTAATGCACGTCGGGACCGTCCGCAAGGACATGGATCTCGCCGCCGTGTCCAAGCTCACGATAGAGGATGTCATGACATCCGGATCGTCACAGCTGGCCGATTCCCTGCTGATCCGTGCGGCCGACCGCAACAAGGTCGGCGTCCCGCTGATGGGCGCGAGGATCGCCGGAGCGGACCAGATCGAAGGGGGATACGTTCACAGCATGACCCCCGGACTCTACCATTGGGTCTGCGTGGAGGACTTCAAATCCATGTACCCCTCGCTGATCATAGCCAAGAACATCTGCTTCACCACCCTGTGCGAGGACGGGGAGATCGTGAGCCCGTCAGGGGCCAGGTTCATGTCCAAGGAGAGGAGGGAGGGACTGCTCCCCAGGATCCTGGAGGACCTGATGAAGGAGAGGGACAGGATCAAGAAGCAGATGAAGCAGACCGCCGATCCGGACGAGCACAACTACCTGGACGGACTTCAGGCCGCGGTCAAGGTCCTGATGAACACCTTTTACGGCGTGTTCGCATCCACATTCTACAGGTTCACCGACAAGAGCATCGGCGCAGCCATCACCGCGTTCGCGAGAGCGAACACCATCGGCATCATCAATCAGGTGGAATCGGAAGGCACCCACGTGATCTACTCGGACACCGACTCCATCTTCATGCAGTCCCCGGAGCACAACCTGGAGGGGTCCGTGAAGTTCGGGGAGATGATGGCGGAGAGGTTCTCGGTCGACGGGGGCACGCTGGAGTTCGAGAAGCTCCTGGAACCGATGTTCACACACGGGATGAAGAAGAGGTACGTGGGAAGGATCGTCTGGCCCCAGAAGGAGGAGGAGCTCCTCGTCAGGGGATACGAGATCAGGAGGTCCGATTCCTTCGACCTCCAGAGCAAGATGCTCACGGAACTGTTCGAGATGATCCTGGACGAGAGGAACGACGAGGCCCTGTCGATGGTCAAGAACACCATCCAGGACGTCAAGGCCGGAAGGGTGGACGTCGAGGAACTGGTCATATCCAAATCATGCAAGGGGCTGGACGCCTACGAGAACCCGGACAGGATGGCCAACGTCCAGGCCGCCAAGAAGCTCATAGAGATGGGCTACGACTTCATCCCAGGGATGAAGGTCTCCTGGATCGTCACCGACTCCAAATCCACCCCTCAGAAGGTGGAGCCCTACGTGAGCGGCGTCGAGTTCAAGGGCACCCCCGACTACAAGTACTACGCCGAACGCCTGTCGCAGACCGCGTCGCGCATCACAGAGGTGTTCGGATGGGAGGAGAAGGACCTCCTGATGGGTAACCAGCAGGCGACGCTGTTCAGCGGCAAGTTCAGGGAATCGGATGAACCGAAAGGGGATAAGAAGCAGCCTCCAGCGAAGCCCAAGTCCAAGGTGAGGAGCCTGGACGACTTCTTCTGA
- a CDS encoding MORN repeat-containing protein, with product MGKTQKIEMPNGDVYEGEVAYGSINGQGKYTFASGAYYEGNFRDGMFCGKGKYVCSSGDVYVGDFVDNMFEGKGVYTKTNGERYEGQFRENMYHGQGTIFYPNGEKDEADFKYGKAQGHGFHTFEDGERAEVEFVDGKYKY from the coding sequence ATGGGCAAGACTCAGAAGATCGAGATGCCGAACGGCGACGTCTACGAGGGAGAGGTCGCGTACGGCAGCATCAACGGCCAGGGAAAGTACACCTTCGCATCCGGTGCATACTATGAGGGGAACTTCAGGGACGGGATGTTCTGTGGAAAGGGGAAATACGTATGTTCCAGCGGGGACGTCTATGTCGGTGATTTCGTCGACAACATGTTCGAAGGGAAAGGTGTTTACACCAAGACCAACGGCGAGAGGTACGAGGGTCAGTTCAGGGAGAACATGTATCACGGCCAGGGAACGATCTTCTATCCCAACGGGGAGAAAGACGAGGCCGATTTCAAGTACGGTAAGGCCCAGGGCCACGGTTTCCACACGTTCGAGGACGGCGAGAGGGCCGAGGTCGAGTTCGTGGACGGGAAATACAAGTACTGA
- a CDS encoding iron ABC transporter ATP-binding protein, protein MTLSVQGIRFSFGEKEVLKGVSLDVGSDEVLGILGPNGSGKTTLLRCINDILIPSQGSVLIDDKDIRSMTRLEVSKNIGYVPQNSKVELCTPSVYEIVKMGRRPHITWQYGPKDEEVIWRCMEEMNVKSLASASFDSLSSGQSQRVLLARALAQEANVLLLDEPTSNLDVKYQFEVMTTVRNLVRERGFCACAVIHDLNLAMRFCDKVVLLKDGEIVAKGKTEDVLTSENVKEVFGVDSCVMEI, encoded by the coding sequence GTGACTCTATCAGTACAGGGTATCAGGTTCTCTTTCGGGGAGAAGGAAGTCCTCAAGGGGGTTTCACTGGATGTCGGGTCGGATGAGGTCCTCGGAATCCTCGGCCCGAACGGATCCGGCAAGACCACGCTTCTCCGCTGCATCAATGACATACTGATCCCCAGTCAGGGTTCTGTCCTCATCGATGACAAGGACATACGTTCGATGACCCGTTTGGAGGTCTCTAAGAACATCGGTTATGTCCCTCAGAATTCCAAGGTCGAGCTGTGCACCCCTTCCGTATATGAGATAGTCAAGATGGGCAGGAGGCCACACATCACCTGGCAGTACGGCCCCAAGGATGAGGAGGTTATTTGGAGATGCATGGAGGAGATGAATGTCAAGAGCCTTGCATCGGCCAGTTTCGATTCCCTAAGCAGCGGACAGAGCCAGAGGGTTCTTCTGGCAAGGGCGCTGGCACAGGAGGCCAATGTGCTGTTGCTCGATGAACCGACATCTAACCTCGATGTCAAATACCAATTCGAGGTCATGACCACGGTTCGTAATCTGGTCCGCGAAAGGGGGTTCTGCGCGTGTGCGGTGATACACGATCTCAATCTCGCCATGCGCTTCTGCGACAAGGTGGTCCTCCTGAAGGATGGAGAGATCGTGGCGAAGGGGAAGACGGAGGATGTCCTGACTTCCGAGAATGTGAAGGAGGTCTTTGGGGTCGACTCCTGCGTGATGGAGATATAG
- a CDS encoding dockerin-containing iron ABC transporter substrate-binding protein produces the protein MNTKVLAVIVVAVLVVAGAGVFFMMKPASVNAIDVELEVFGNADKDGKVDSADADLLKKYIDARDTGNTDAVKEAEEKMSLRFADANLDGKIDMTDYNQVKAIADGTAKKVWLLDGFGNEREISREIQKIGCEYFANTELCLILGLVDKIYAVDYAPYQYKDFYFDESKAATVKTLDNMNEPNYDDVNKLDLDILLTFYNKQYDAKQDKIYGCDVLYLGCYLPDITNTEKSSFIQGVLKAGYVFNVVDRATQYANWLLDYRDKLLNIANSIPEADKPTILASNLGSGYFGGGVFTLTAYKLTDPLGQGIKLGGGHNVVDDVNEKDITKNGTNGITVNIDTVLGTNTTVKFILLHMVKYTYGGSEQVSTPHHGHVYSVADEKASGELATALAEMEAMDLVEDDMNVSLLAGEFRNGCTAGVLLGAYIGKLCNPDKYASINPIKMTAEYYDWMGIKDKDPAQDAVYVYPLLSA, from the coding sequence ATGAACACCAAGGTACTTGCTGTCATAGTTGTTGCCGTTCTAGTGGTGGCCGGAGCCGGGGTCTTCTTCATGATGAAGCCCGCCTCCGTGAATGCCATCGACGTCGAACTCGAAGTGTTCGGGAACGCCGATAAAGACGGGAAGGTAGACTCCGCTGACGCGGATCTGCTGAAGAAATACATAGACGCCCGCGATACCGGGAACACTGACGCCGTCAAAGAGGCGGAAGAGAAGATGAGCCTCAGATTCGCCGATGCGAACCTGGATGGAAAAATCGATATGACTGATTACAACCAGGTCAAGGCCATCGCGGACGGTACGGCGAAAAAAGTCTGGCTCCTCGATGGATTCGGGAACGAGAGGGAGATCTCGAGAGAAATCCAGAAGATCGGATGCGAATACTTCGCTAACACCGAGCTCTGCCTGATCCTCGGACTCGTGGACAAGATCTACGCCGTCGATTATGCACCATACCAGTACAAGGACTTCTATTTCGACGAGTCTAAAGCGGCTACGGTCAAGACCCTGGACAACATGAACGAGCCCAATTACGATGATGTGAACAAGCTGGATCTTGACATCCTCCTGACATTCTACAACAAACAGTATGATGCCAAGCAGGACAAGATCTACGGCTGCGACGTATTGTATCTGGGCTGCTACCTGCCCGACATCACCAACACGGAAAAATCCTCGTTCATACAGGGAGTGCTCAAGGCGGGATACGTCTTCAACGTCGTCGACAGGGCGACCCAGTATGCCAACTGGCTCCTCGACTACAGAGACAAGCTCCTCAACATCGCGAACTCCATCCCGGAGGCCGACAAACCGACAATCCTGGCATCCAATCTCGGATCCGGTTACTTCGGCGGAGGCGTGTTCACGCTCACCGCATACAAGCTCACAGATCCTCTCGGACAGGGAATCAAACTGGGCGGAGGCCATAACGTCGTCGACGACGTGAACGAGAAGGACATCACCAAGAACGGTACCAACGGAATCACCGTCAATATCGATACCGTTCTGGGGACCAACACCACCGTCAAGTTCATCCTCCTCCACATGGTGAAGTACACCTACGGGGGATCTGAACAGGTGTCCACACCCCACCACGGCCATGTGTACTCCGTCGCGGACGAGAAAGCGAGCGGAGAACTTGCCACTGCACTTGCGGAGATGGAGGCCATGGACCTCGTGGAGGATGACATGAACGTCAGCCTCCTCGCCGGAGAGTTCAGGAACGGATGCACCGCAGGAGTCCTGCTGGGAGCATACATAGGAAAACTGTGCAACCCCGACAAGTACGCCAGCATCAATCCCATAAAGATGACCGCCGAGTACTATGACTGGATGGGAATCAAGGACAAGGATCCCGCACAGGACGCAGTCTACGTATATCCCCTGCTGTCCGCCTGA
- a CDS encoding iron ABC transporter permease protein: MNDVTADVDQDKLGVLKLKKRATLYILAVTVMTLTIALYSITYNSSGVTVGEVYGTLVNQLFPDTFDIPDKTQYIVMRVYAPRVFMAILVGMILSMCGCITQTILKNPLATPYTLGVSSSASFGAGLAIIAGISAFAGSLGLILNAFLFSMIPAAIILIIASRKNMMTTTMILIGISLSYMFSAANTLMQYFGNADAVKTAMFWSVGDLNGAMLSQVPYVLITVIITIIAAFILMKDIDIMRMGDDTASSLGVNVRMVRTGSIVLACFSTAVAVSFVGAIGFICLLGPQISRMIVGGNMKYLFPASMVTGALLLTLADLAAKTVLAPVILPVGAITALVGSPVLIYLLVKNRNMVVS; the protein is encoded by the coding sequence ATGAACGATGTTACGGCCGATGTCGACCAAGACAAGCTGGGGGTACTGAAGCTCAAGAAGAGAGCGACCCTTTACATCCTGGCAGTCACCGTGATGACATTGACCATAGCGTTGTATTCGATCACCTACAACTCCTCGGGGGTGACCGTAGGCGAGGTCTACGGCACCCTCGTAAACCAATTATTCCCGGACACCTTCGACATACCGGACAAGACCCAGTACATCGTGATGAGGGTCTACGCACCGCGCGTGTTCATGGCCATACTCGTCGGTATGATCCTGTCCATGTGCGGATGCATCACACAGACGATCCTGAAGAACCCCCTTGCAACGCCATACACGCTGGGTGTGTCCTCCAGTGCATCGTTCGGTGCCGGTTTGGCGATAATAGCCGGGATATCCGCATTCGCGGGAAGCCTGGGACTCATACTAAACGCGTTCCTCTTCTCCATGATACCGGCCGCCATCATCCTGATCATTGCCTCCAGGAAGAACATGATGACGACCACCATGATCCTGATCGGGATATCCCTATCCTACATGTTCAGCGCGGCCAACACGCTGATGCAGTACTTCGGGAACGCGGATGCGGTGAAAACGGCGATGTTCTGGTCCGTGGGAGACCTGAACGGCGCCATGCTCTCGCAGGTACCCTATGTGCTCATCACGGTAATCATCACGATCATCGCCGCTTTCATACTCATGAAGGATATCGATATCATGAGAATGGGGGATGATACGGCCTCGTCCCTCGGTGTGAATGTCCGTATGGTCCGCACCGGATCGATCGTCCTTGCATGCTTCTCCACCGCCGTCGCCGTGAGTTTCGTCGGTGCCATAGGATTTATCTGTCTGTTGGGACCACAGATATCCAGGATGATCGTGGGAGGGAACATGAAGTACCTCTTCCCGGCATCCATGGTCACCGGGGCGTTGCTGCTGACGCTTGCGGATCTTGCTGCCAAAACGGTGCTGGCCCCCGTCATACTGCCCGTAGGGGCAATCACAGCCCTTGTCGGTTCCCCGGTTTTGATCTACCTGCTTGTGAAGAACAGAAACATGGTGGTAAGCTGA
- a CDS encoding SAM-dependent methyltransferase gives MSKTYSDKGYNIIADDIVKILRTEDILRKDRTVMDIGCGPGTYAFRISPLVKEVTCIDSSWPMLGRVKSESADRHADNISVTLCDCKGIPDDLICDVAFSSLCPPMNDPKMILSMERHAREWCVYVSSAKTRPGIETEIWKELGCDYSYGGYMTSYPDSFLKSIGRETSLVFLEQRNTETIPLENCISTFRRKISRFRPITEREEQAIRTVVSRHADGDTVILDSNSRMGLLYWRPNVTL, from the coding sequence GTGTCGAAAACGTATTCCGATAAGGGCTACAACATCATAGCGGATGATATCGTGAAGATACTGAGGACCGAAGACATCCTCAGAAAGGACCGTACCGTCATGGACATAGGCTGCGGTCCTGGCACATATGCGTTCCGCATATCGCCTCTCGTCAAGGAAGTCACATGCATCGACAGCAGCTGGCCTATGTTGGGACGTGTCAAATCCGAATCTGCAGATAGGCATGCGGACAACATCAGCGTGACCCTGTGCGACTGCAAGGGGATTCCCGATGACCTCATCTGCGATGTGGCCTTCTCGTCCCTCTGTCCGCCGATGAACGATCCGAAGATGATCCTCTCGATGGAAAGACATGCCAGAGAATGGTGCGTCTACGTCTCGTCCGCGAAGACCAGGCCCGGCATCGAGACCGAGATCTGGAAGGAGCTGGGGTGCGACTATTCATACGGAGGTTACATGACCTCTTATCCGGATTCCTTCCTGAAATCCATAGGAAGGGAAACTTCCCTCGTTTTCCTCGAGCAGAGGAACACCGAGACAATCCCATTGGAGAATTGCATCTCAACATTCAGACGTAAGATATCCAGATTCAGACCTATCACCGAAAGGGAAGAACAGGCGATACGTACAGTGGTATCACGTCATGCCGACGGCGATACCGTTATCCTCGATTCGAACAGCCGTATGGGCCTCCTGTACTGGAGACCGAACGTCACTCTTTGA
- a CDS encoding NCAIR mutase (PurE)-related protein: MEPKQILEAVRDGTLSVEDAERMLRTRPFVDLGFAKVDTQRRVRQGVSEVIYGASKTPEQSVRIASTLMENGSDCVMITRCPEETYKLALSSGLDAEFRPVPKICIIGKIPEKERRSYICVVSAGTSDMPVAEEAAVTAEVMGCRVERMFDAGVAGIHRLLSGSDKIMGASAVVVAAGMEGALPSVVGGLVDVPVIAVPTSVGYGASFEGLTALLAMMNSCASTVSVVNIDNGFGGGYIASLIDRKVKQ; this comes from the coding sequence ATGGAACCGAAGCAGATCCTTGAGGCCGTGAGGGACGGTACACTGTCCGTGGAGGACGCGGAGCGCATGCTCCGTACGAGGCCGTTCGTCGATCTGGGTTTCGCCAAGGTCGATACCCAGAGAAGGGTCAGGCAGGGCGTTTCGGAGGTCATCTACGGTGCGAGCAAGACCCCCGAGCAGTCCGTCAGGATCGCCTCCACATTGATGGAGAACGGTTCGGATTGTGTCATGATTACGCGCTGTCCGGAGGAGACCTACAAGCTGGCCTTGTCCAGCGGATTGGATGCCGAATTTCGTCCGGTCCCCAAGATATGCATCATCGGGAAGATACCTGAGAAGGAGCGCAGAAGCTACATCTGCGTTGTTTCCGCAGGCACCAGCGACATGCCCGTGGCCGAGGAGGCCGCGGTGACCGCGGAGGTCATGGGATGCAGGGTCGAGAGGATGTTCGATGCAGGCGTCGCAGGAATACACCGCCTGCTGTCCGGTTCGGACAAGATCATGGGTGCATCCGCGGTAGTCGTCGCCGCAGGCATGGAAGGTGCGCTTCCCAGCGTGGTAGGGGGTCTTGTGGATGTTCCTGTCATAGCCGTTCCGACCTCAGTCGGTTACGGGGCATCCTTCGAAGGATTGACAGCGCTGCTGGCCATGATGAACTCATGCGCATCCACGGTCAGCGTGGTGAACATCGACAATGGTTTCGGGGGAGGCTACATCGCATCCCTGATCGACAGGAAGGTGAAGCAGTGA